From the Hevea brasiliensis isolate MT/VB/25A 57/8 chromosome 15, ASM3005281v1, whole genome shotgun sequence genome, one window contains:
- the LOC110671728 gene encoding phosphoribulokinase, chloroplastic: MAICTVYTSQSLNSTCSIYTPGKTHFGFNQKHLVFYSSSKRTNRKASTGVITCSAEDSQTIVIGLAADSGCGKSTFMRRLTSVFAGAAEPPKGGNPDSNTLISDTTTVICLDDYHSLDRTGRKEKGVTALDPRANNFDLMYEQVKALKDGIAVDKPIYNHVTGLLDPPELIKPPKILVIEGLHPMFDERVRDLLDFSIYLDISNEVKFAWKIQRDMAERGHSLESIKASIEARKPDFDAYIDPQKQYADAVIEVLPTQLIPGDNEGKVLRVRLIMKERVKYLSPVYLFDEGSTILWIPCGRKLTCSYPGIKFLYGPETYFGHEVSVLEMDGQFDRLDELIYVESHLSNISTKFYGEVTQQMLKHADFPGSNNGTGLFQTIIGLKIRDLYEQVIVSKSKTPIEAKA; this comes from the exons ATGGCAATTTGCACAGTTTACACTTCCCAGTCTCTCAATTCAACATGTTCAATTTACACACCAGGAAAAACCCACTTCGGATTTAACCAAAAACATCTTGTGTTCTATAGCAGTAGCAAGAGAACCAACAGGAAAGCTTCCACTGGTGTAATAACCTGCTCAGCAGAGGACTCACAGACTATTGTGATTGGTCTAGCAGCAGACTCTGGGTGTGGCAAGAGTACCTTCATGAGGAGGCTAACTAGCGTGTTTGCTGGTGCAGCAGAGCCACCAAAAGGAGGCAATCCTGATTCAAACACACTCATAAGTGACACAACTACTGTGATATGTTTAGATGATTATCACTCACTGGATAGGACAGGAAGAAAGGAAAAAGGGGTAACAGCACTTGACCCGAGAGCCAATAATTTTGATCTCATGTATGAGCAAGTTAAAGCCCTTAAAGATGGGATTGCTGTTGACAAACCTATCTATAATCATGTTACTGGTCTCCTGGATCCTCCTGAACTCATCAAGCCTCCTAAGATCCTTGTTATTGAAGGTCTTCACCCAAT GTTTGATGAACGTGTAAGGGACCTCTTAGACTTCAGCATCTATTTGGACATAAGCAATGAGGTTAAATTTGCATGGAAAATTCAG AGGGACATGGCAGAGCGAGGACACAGTCTTGAAAGCATTAAAGCCAGTATTGAAGCACGCAAGCCTGACTTCGATGCTTATATTG ATCCACAAAAGCAATATGCTGATGCTGTGATTGAAGTGCTGCCAACCCAACTGATTCCGGGTGACAATGAGGGGAAAGTTTTAAGAGTTAGACTGATAATGAAAGAAAGAGTCAAGTATCTCAGCCCTGTTTACTTATTTGATGAAGGCTCCACCATCCTATGGATACCCTGTGGCAGGAAGCTCACTTGCTCTTACCCTGGCATCAAATTCTTATACGGCcctgaaacttattttggccatgag GTATCAGTATTGGAGATGGATGGGCAATTCGACAGATTAGATGAGCTCATCTATGTAGAAAGCCATCTAAGCAACATCTCCACCAAGTTCTATGGAGAAGTTACCCAACAAATGTTGAAGCATGCGGATTTCCCTGGAAGTAACAATGGAACAGGTTTGTTCCAAACAATTATCGGGTTAAAAATAAGAGATCTCTATGAGCAAGTcattgtcagcaagtcaaagactCCTATAGAAGCGAAAGCCTAA